A window of Geoalkalibacter sp. contains these coding sequences:
- a CDS encoding DUF362 domain-containing protein, with protein MTCLDRRAFVRQSLQGALAASAFGTLPVLDLLALPARAASAPVAVAVRKGGDIAQLVADTLGALGGMGRFVRRGETVVVKPNIGWDRTPEQAANTDPLVVRAVVEHCLEAGARSVQVFDRSANDARRCYVNSGIEAAVNGLKSERVRVEHMDRRAYRDIAIEKGEELTTWPFYLPAIEADRFINLPIAKHHGLSTLTLGLKNIMGVIGGNRGVLHRRLPESLADINTVVHSDLTLIDAVRILVANGPQGGRLEDVRQTDTLIASADIVAADAEACALFGHKPTDIEMITEAARRGLGTLDPARIERV; from the coding sequence ATGACCTGTCTGGACCGGCGCGCCTTCGTGCGCCAGAGCCTGCAGGGCGCGTTGGCCGCGTCGGCTTTCGGCACCCTGCCGGTGCTCGACCTGCTGGCGCTGCCGGCGCGGGCCGCAAGCGCTCCTGTGGCGGTCGCCGTGCGCAAGGGCGGCGACATCGCGCAGCTGGTGGCCGACACCCTGGGCGCGCTGGGTGGCATGGGGCGCTTCGTGCGCCGCGGCGAAACCGTGGTGGTCAAGCCCAATATCGGCTGGGACCGGACCCCGGAGCAGGCCGCCAACACCGATCCGCTGGTGGTGCGCGCGGTGGTCGAGCACTGCCTGGAAGCCGGGGCGCGCAGCGTGCAGGTGTTTGATCGCAGCGCCAACGATGCGCGGCGCTGCTATGTCAATTCCGGTATCGAGGCGGCGGTGAACGGTCTCAAATCCGAGCGGGTGCGGGTCGAGCACATGGATCGGCGCGCCTATCGCGACATCGCCATCGAGAAGGGGGAGGAACTGACCACCTGGCCTTTTTATCTGCCGGCCATCGAGGCCGATCGCTTTATCAACCTGCCCATCGCCAAGCATCACGGGCTCTCGACCCTCACCCTCGGCCTCAAAAACATCATGGGCGTGATCGGCGGCAACCGCGGGGTGCTGCACCGGCGGCTCCCCGAATCCCTCGCCGACATCAACACCGTGGTGCATTCGGATTTGACTCTGATCGACGCGGTGCGCATTCTGGTGGCCAACGGCCCGCAAGGGGGTCGGCTGGAGGATGTGCGGCAGACCGACACCCTGATCGCCTCGGCGGATATCGTCGCCGCCGATGCCGAAGCCTGCGCCTTGTTCGGCCATAAGCCCACGGACATCGAGATGATCACGGAAGCGGCCCGGCGCGGCCTGGGCACCCTTGATCCGGCCCGTATCGAACGGGTCTGA
- the lhgO gene encoding L-2-hydroxyglutarate oxidase — protein sequence MNRNHYDFAVVGGGIVGLATAWTLVQSGESSLVLLEKEARLAEHQTGHNSGVIHSGLYYRPGSLKARNCTSGREQLYAFCREQGVPHEACGKLVVATREEELPRLDELQRRGMENGLVGIRRLAATELHDFEPCVAGVGGLHVPQTGIVDFVRVAETLAALIRRGGADIRTGWNLRHVKDQGDSWQLRGPAGEVRCRFLINCAGLFSDRVARLCGLAPEVRILPFRGEYYRLRPQAARRVRHLIYPVPDPAMPFLGVHLTRMSDGRVEAGPNAVLALKREGYRRTSFSLGDVCEMLAYPGFWRMARRFWRVGANEYRRSLSRRLFLADLQRLVPTLCLEDLAEPGAGVRAQAVGVTGELIDDFRIVSAPRMVHVLNAPSPAATASLAIGAAIVERVRAVDA from the coding sequence ATGAACAGAAATCATTATGATTTCGCGGTGGTCGGCGGGGGGATCGTCGGGTTGGCGACGGCCTGGACGCTGGTTCAGAGCGGCGAGTCCTCCCTGGTCCTACTGGAGAAGGAAGCGCGCCTGGCCGAGCACCAGACCGGTCACAACAGCGGCGTCATCCACAGCGGTCTCTACTATCGGCCCGGCTCCCTCAAGGCGCGAAATTGCACGAGCGGTCGCGAGCAGCTCTACGCCTTTTGCCGCGAACAGGGAGTGCCCCATGAGGCCTGCGGCAAACTGGTGGTGGCCACGCGCGAGGAAGAGCTGCCGCGTCTTGACGAGTTGCAGCGCCGCGGCATGGAAAACGGGCTGGTCGGCATCCGGCGCCTTGCCGCAACGGAGTTGCACGACTTCGAACCCTGCGTCGCCGGAGTGGGCGGTCTGCATGTCCCGCAAACGGGAATCGTTGATTTCGTGCGGGTGGCCGAAACCCTGGCCGCTCTCATCCGCCGTGGCGGGGCGGACATCCGTACCGGCTGGAATCTGCGGCACGTCAAGGATCAGGGCGATAGCTGGCAGCTCAGGGGTCCGGCCGGAGAGGTGCGTTGCCGGTTTCTCATCAACTGCGCCGGGTTGTTCAGCGATCGGGTGGCGCGATTGTGCGGCCTTGCGCCCGAGGTCCGAATCCTGCCTTTTCGCGGTGAGTATTACCGCCTACGGCCGCAGGCCGCGCGGCGGGTGCGTCATCTGATCTATCCGGTGCCCGATCCGGCCATGCCGTTTCTCGGCGTGCACCTGACCCGCATGAGTGACGGCCGGGTCGAGGCCGGCCCCAACGCGGTGTTGGCCTTGAAGCGCGAAGGCTACCGGCGCACCAGCTTCAGCCTCGGGGATGTTTGCGAAATGCTGGCCTATCCGGGGTTCTGGCGCATGGCCAGGCGGTTCTGGCGGGTGGGTGCGAACGAATACCGGCGCTCCCTGAGCCGCCGCCTGTTTCTCGCCGATCTGCAACGCCTGGTGCCGACGCTGTGTCTCGAGGATCTGGCCGAACCCGGCGCCGGGGTGCGTGCGCAGGCCGTTGGGGTTACGGGGGAATTGATCGATGATTTCCGCATCGTTTCGGCGCCGCGCATGGTGCATGTGCTCAACGCGCCCTCGCCCGCGGCCACGGCGTCCCTGGCCATCGGGGCCGCCATCGTCGAGCGGGTGCGCGCCGTCGACGCCTAA
- a CDS encoding glycine betaine ABC transporter substrate-binding protein: MTTWMSRILTLVLTLLVAAGLGREAAACVGKTLTIGTTGGAQQTLLAEVVALLITERTGTTVKVETFESFERLHQAQLKAEVDITIGYTAQGQLEVLRGEPIADAAGLFEAVKARYNQELNLVWLEPFGFDRGAQGETAIPDQAAPVVRKDTLRKFPALARLISRLGGTINEDTLARLEEQSQAQGARDVARTFLRDNRLI; this comes from the coding sequence ATGACGACCTGGATGAGCAGAATTTTGACCCTGGTATTGACCCTTCTGGTGGCGGCCGGTCTCGGGCGCGAAGCCGCGGCCTGCGTGGGCAAGACCCTGACCATCGGCACGACCGGCGGTGCTCAGCAGACCCTGCTGGCGGAAGTGGTTGCGCTGTTGATCACCGAGCGGACCGGCACCACCGTCAAGGTGGAGACCTTCGAGAGCTTCGAGCGCCTGCATCAGGCACAACTCAAGGCGGAGGTCGACATCACCATCGGCTACACCGCCCAGGGCCAGCTCGAGGTGCTGCGCGGCGAGCCCATCGCCGACGCCGCCGGGCTTTTTGAGGCGGTCAAGGCGCGCTACAATCAGGAGCTCAATCTGGTCTGGCTGGAACCCTTTGGTTTTGATCGCGGCGCCCAGGGCGAGACGGCGATTCCCGATCAGGCCGCACCGGTGGTGCGCAAGGACACCCTGCGCAAATTTCCCGCCCTGGCGCGGCTCATCAGCCGTCTCGGCGGCACCATCAACGAGGACACCCTTGCCCGGCTCGAGGAGCAATCCCAGGCGCAGGGCGCGCGCGACGTGGCGCGCACCTTTTTGCGCGACAATCGCCTGATCTGA
- a CDS encoding DivIVA domain-containing protein: MAITPIDIQQHQFKSQLFGYDKSGVDRFLELVAEEMERVHRQYQEVREELSRTRATLEEMRAREATLKETLMTAQKVTDDLRANARKEAEVIIADARVRAEQIVSEAEKRRLQLIGEIQETKRQKVAFETGLRALIESHLRLLGLDTLSVTAGPPSEGLLEQPEELEDFADLLAEDEVRDDRP, from the coding sequence ATGGCAATCACGCCGATTGATATTCAGCAGCACCAGTTCAAGTCGCAGCTCTTCGGTTACGACAAATCCGGCGTCGACCGCTTTCTCGAGTTGGTGGCCGAGGAAATGGAGCGCGTGCATCGCCAGTATCAGGAGGTGCGCGAGGAGCTCTCCCGCACCCGCGCCACCCTCGAAGAGATGCGCGCGCGCGAGGCGACCCTCAAGGAAACCCTCATGACCGCCCAGAAAGTCACCGACGATCTGCGCGCCAACGCCCGCAAGGAGGCCGAGGTGATCATCGCCGACGCCCGGGTGCGCGCCGAGCAGATCGTCAGCGAGGCGGAAAAGCGTCGCTTGCAGCTGATCGGCGAGATCCAGGAGACCAAGCGGCAGAAGGTGGCCTTTGAGACCGGACTGCGCGCTCTCATCGAAAGTCATCTGCGCCTGCTCGGTCTCGACACCCTGAGCGTCACGGCCGGTCCGCCGAGCGAAGGTCTGTTGGAGCAGCCCGAGGAACTGGAGGATTTTGCCGATTTGCTGGCCGAGGACGAGGTGCGGGACGACAGACCATGA
- a CDS encoding DUF167 domain-containing protein encodes MSPALSQTAEGVVLAVHVQPRACRNEIAGLQGDELRVRLTSPPVDGAANQLCCEFLAGLCGLPKSRAVLLSGSRSRHKRLLLRGLTLAEARRALNCD; translated from the coding sequence ATGAGTCCCGCGCTTTCGCAAACCGCCGAGGGCGTCGTCCTGGCCGTGCACGTGCAGCCGCGCGCCTGCCGCAACGAGATCGCCGGCCTTCAGGGCGATGAATTGCGCGTGCGCCTGACCTCGCCGCCGGTGGACGGCGCCGCCAATCAGCTCTGCTGCGAGTTTCTCGCCGGGCTTTGCGGCCTGCCCAAATCACGGGCCGTGCTGCTCAGCGGCTCCCGCTCCCGTCACAAGCGCCTGTTGCTGCGCGGCCTGACCCTAGCCGAAGCGCGCCGCGCTCTGAACTGCGACTGA
- a CDS encoding YggT family protein, whose amino-acid sequence MDVFAGLLVAAVRILNLAIQLYIYVVIARAIVSWVSPDPYNPIVRFLYNLTDPVLNRIRRVLPLQFGGLDLSPIALIFGLYLVMTLLNSLIYRIAVGV is encoded by the coding sequence ATGGATGTCTTTGCAGGCCTATTGGTGGCGGCGGTTCGTATCCTCAACCTGGCCATCCAGCTTTATATCTATGTGGTGATCGCCCGGGCCATCGTCTCTTGGGTGAGTCCCGATCCCTACAACCCCATCGTGCGTTTTCTCTACAACCTCACCGACCCGGTGCTCAACCGCATTCGGCGGGTGCTGCCGTTGCAGTTCGGCGGCCTCGATCTGTCGCCCATCGCGTTGATCTTCGGTCTTTACCTGGTCATGACCCTGCTCAATTCCCTCATTTATCGCATCGCCGTCGGCGTGTAG
- a CDS encoding outer membrane protein assembly factor BamB family protein: protein MRRLAVFLLALLLGACAAPRPPVEVPQMVLGDLVLREDTLWQGRILIDGTVQVPRGLTLTIAPGSDIAFVRRDRDEDGLGDAGLSVDGRLIARGTRGAPIVFRSAEADPQPGDWLEIHINFSPEVHLRYCEIRDSAHGIHAHFARGLVEDSIIRRNIDGTRLGRARFAIRNSLIEHNLSKGINFRDSEVEVTANIIRHNAAGIFLFEMDRGSAIHGNNFHDNEYHVRLGDFFTGEVQTRDNWWGTSDPAAIRARIYDQALDPDIGTVSIAPAPTWVENTGPRDALTLVPLRRYAAEGFVDAPPLVVGSLVLSASWDGTLRALDAQGQQRWQRTFDDVLDAPLASDGERVFGQTWGREVFALAVKDGRPLWRFTYPESPADDHRQGGLVVAGDLVLVPAWNGTLHALERISGAQRWSFAAGAVLRAAPAVGPDRCYLVDEAGKLSALDLDGRLLWQINLKEPLLVAPTLTPSGLAVLGKEGTLSLVSLQGEVLWRRPLAEPCFYAAPAYHEGTLLVATAGGGLWRLNAADGSIVWRRPLAGPSYATPLVHGGRIFVGDNQGVLEVFNLESAASLARLEVDGAIQGAPRVQGDLLMFGARDGALHLVEILEPQE from the coding sequence CTGCGCCGCGCCGCGTCCGCCGGTCGAAGTGCCGCAGATGGTGCTGGGCGATCTGGTTTTGCGCGAGGATACGCTCTGGCAGGGGCGCATCCTCATCGACGGCACCGTGCAGGTACCGCGCGGCCTGACTCTGACCATCGCGCCGGGCAGCGACATCGCTTTCGTGCGCCGCGACCGTGACGAGGACGGGCTCGGCGATGCCGGCCTGTCCGTCGACGGCCGGCTCATCGCGCGCGGCACGCGCGGCGCGCCGATCGTTTTCCGCAGCGCCGAGGCCGACCCTCAGCCGGGTGACTGGCTGGAAATCCACATCAATTTTTCTCCGGAAGTGCATCTGCGCTACTGCGAGATCCGCGACTCGGCCCACGGCATTCACGCCCATTTCGCCCGCGGCCTGGTGGAGGACAGCATCATCCGGCGCAACATCGACGGCACCCGCCTGGGGCGTGCCCGCTTTGCCATCCGCAACAGCCTCATCGAACACAACCTGAGCAAGGGCATCAATTTCCGCGACTCCGAGGTCGAGGTCACCGCCAATATCATTCGCCATAACGCCGCCGGGATCTTTCTTTTCGAAATGGATCGCGGTTCGGCCATTCACGGCAACAACTTCCACGACAACGAATACCATGTCCGCCTGGGGGATTTTTTCACCGGCGAGGTGCAAACCCGCGACAACTGGTGGGGCACCAGTGATCCCGCCGCGATCCGCGCGCGCATTTACGATCAGGCCCTGGATCCCGATATCGGCACGGTGAGCATCGCTCCGGCGCCGACCTGGGTGGAAAACACCGGCCCGCGCGACGCCCTGACGCTGGTGCCCCTGCGCCGTTATGCCGCCGAGGGCTTCGTCGATGCGCCGCCCCTGGTGGTTGGTTCCCTGGTGCTCTCGGCCTCTTGGGACGGAACCCTGCGCGCCCTGGATGCACAGGGACAGCAGCGCTGGCAGCGGACCTTCGACGATGTGCTCGATGCGCCCCTGGCCAGCGACGGCGAGCGCGTGTTCGGGCAAACCTGGGGCCGCGAGGTTTTCGCCTTGGCCGTGAAGGACGGACGCCCTCTGTGGCGTTTCACCTACCCCGAGTCCCCCGCCGACGACCATCGCCAGGGCGGTTTGGTGGTGGCCGGCGATCTGGTGCTGGTGCCGGCCTGGAATGGCACGCTCCATGCTTTGGAGCGCATTAGCGGCGCGCAGCGTTGGTCCTTTGCCGCGGGCGCCGTCTTGCGCGCGGCTCCGGCGGTGGGCCCCGATCGCTGCTATCTGGTGGATGAAGCGGGCAAGCTCAGCGCCCTTGATCTCGATGGTCGCCTGCTCTGGCAGATCAACCTGAAGGAACCCTTGCTCGTCGCGCCGACCCTCACTCCATCGGGGCTTGCGGTGCTGGGCAAGGAAGGCACCCTGAGCCTGGTGTCGCTCCAGGGAGAGGTTCTTTGGCGCCGCCCGCTGGCGGAGCCCTGTTTTTATGCCGCGCCGGCGTACCATGAGGGCACGTTGCTGGTCGCCACCGCCGGGGGGGGGCTCTGGCGCCTGAATGCCGCCGACGGCTCGATTGTTTGGCGCCGCCCCCTGGCCGGCCCCTCCTATGCCACGCCCCTGGTGCACGGCGGGCGGATTTTCGTCGGCGACAACCAGGGCGTGCTCGAGGTCTTCAACCTGGAGAGCGCCGCGTCCCTGGCCCGCCTTGAAGTCGATGGCGCCATTCAGGGCGCTCCGCGAGTCCAGGGAGATTTGTTGATGTTCGGCGCCCGCGACGGTGCGCTGCACTTGGTCGAGATTCTGGAGCCCCAAGAGTGA
- a CDS encoding 3-deoxy-7-phosphoheptulonate synthase, with protein MFRTSNLKVKALTPIVSPHDLKQVFPLSERGAAHVTEFRRQIVDILYHRDPRLMVVVGPCSIHDPRAALDYAERLARLHRELIGQLFLVMRVYFEKPRTTIGWKGLINDPDLNGTHQISKGLGVARGLLCAITELGLPVAGEMLDPITPHYLADTISWGAIGARTTESQTHREMASGLSFPVGFKNGTDGNLQIAIDAIGAALHPHSFLGINNEGRSAIVQTTGNPDVHIVLRGGNDKPNYFPEDIVKTEQMLAKAGLNQAIMVDCSHANSYKNHERQEEVLVNVIDQVLAGNRSICALMIESNLGAGNQPIAKSLAELKYGVSITDKCVDWETTERMLRHAAAQLKKHGGRRLEK; from the coding sequence ATGTTCCGCACCAGCAATCTCAAGGTCAAAGCCCTCACGCCCATCGTCTCGCCCCATGATCTCAAACAGGTCTTTCCCCTCTCGGAGCGGGGCGCGGCCCACGTCACGGAGTTTCGCAGGCAGATCGTCGATATTCTCTACCACCGCGATCCGCGCCTGATGGTGGTAGTGGGCCCCTGCTCGATCCACGATCCGCGCGCCGCGCTGGATTACGCCGAGCGCCTCGCCCGCCTGCATCGCGAACTGATCGGTCAGCTGTTCCTGGTCATGCGGGTGTATTTCGAGAAACCGCGCACCACCATCGGCTGGAAGGGCCTGATCAACGACCCCGATCTCAACGGCACCCATCAGATCTCCAAGGGATTGGGCGTGGCGCGCGGCCTGCTGTGCGCCATCACGGAGCTGGGGTTGCCCGTCGCCGGTGAAATGCTCGACCCCATCACGCCCCATTATCTCGCCGACACCATCAGCTGGGGCGCCATCGGCGCGCGCACCACCGAATCCCAGACCCATCGCGAGATGGCGAGCGGCCTGTCCTTCCCCGTCGGTTTCAAGAACGGCACGGACGGCAACCTGCAGATCGCCATCGACGCCATCGGCGCGGCCCTGCACCCCCACAGTTTTCTCGGCATCAACAACGAGGGCCGCAGCGCCATCGTGCAGACCACGGGCAATCCCGACGTGCACATCGTGCTGCGCGGCGGCAACGACAAACCCAACTATTTTCCCGAGGACATCGTCAAAACCGAGCAGATGCTCGCCAAGGCGGGGCTCAACCAGGCGATCATGGTCGATTGCAGCCATGCCAACAGCTACAAGAATCACGAGCGACAGGAAGAGGTGCTGGTCAACGTGATCGATCAGGTGCTTGCCGGAAACCGCTCCATCTGCGCCCTGATGATCGAGAGTAATCTCGGCGCGGGCAACCAGCCCATCGCCAAGAGCCTGGCGGAACTCAAATACGGCGTCTCCATCACCGACAAGTGCGTCGATTGGGAAACGACCGAGCGCATGCTGCGCCACGCCGCGGCGCAGCTCAAAAAGCACGGCGGCCGCAGGCTCGAGAAATAA
- a CDS encoding diguanylate cyclase — MESSLLIIDDSKVGRQHILDILQQTSLFRHYHEAGDGLEGFKKILAQPVDVVLCDVDMPGIDGFKFLAMVKTREELRDIPVIMLTGKENREDKIRGLELGASDYVTKPFDPGELVARVKVQLKIKSLQDNLKESNQLLLELSNTDPLTKLSNRRHLMDTLSREFKRSDRAGMPFALIMVDIDHFKKINDTYGHQVGDEVLTDMAHLLRRHLREYDLAARYGGEEFALVLPETELDRALHVAERIRKEAGQLQFEGAMAGQKLTVSLGVACAPHPHINSVDDLIRLADDALYKAKNEGRNCIRSMADL, encoded by the coding sequence ATGGAAAGCTCCCTGCTCATCATCGACGACTCCAAGGTCGGTCGCCAGCACATTCTGGACATCCTCCAGCAAACCTCCCTGTTCCGGCATTATCATGAAGCGGGCGATGGACTTGAGGGTTTCAAGAAAATCTTGGCTCAACCCGTCGATGTGGTGCTGTGCGACGTGGATATGCCCGGCATCGACGGCTTCAAGTTTCTGGCCATGGTCAAGACCCGCGAGGAGCTGCGCGACATTCCGGTGATCATGCTCACCGGCAAGGAAAATCGCGAGGACAAGATCCGCGGCCTGGAATTGGGCGCCAGTGATTATGTAACCAAGCCTTTCGATCCGGGCGAGTTGGTGGCGCGGGTCAAGGTTCAGCTCAAGATCAAGTCCCTGCAGGACAATCTCAAGGAGAGCAACCAACTGCTGTTGGAATTGTCCAACACCGACCCCCTGACCAAACTCTCCAACCGGCGTCATCTGATGGACACGCTGTCCCGCGAATTCAAGCGCAGCGACCGCGCCGGCATGCCCTTCGCCCTGATCATGGTCGACATCGACCATTTCAAGAAAATCAACGACACCTACGGACATCAGGTGGGCGACGAGGTTCTGACGGACATGGCCCATCTGCTGCGCCGTCATCTGCGCGAATACGATCTGGCCGCCCGCTACGGCGGAGAGGAATTCGCCCTGGTGCTGCCCGAAACGGAACTCGACCGCGCCCTGCACGTCGCCGAGCGCATCCGCAAGGAAGCCGGGCAACTTCAGTTCGAGGGTGCCATGGCCGGGCAGAAGCTCACCGTGAGTCTCGGGGTGGCCTGTGCCCCCCATCCCCATATCAACTCAGTGGATGACCTGATCCGCCTCGCCGACGATGCCCTCTACAAGGCCAAGAACGAAGGTCGCAACTGCATCCGCAGCATGGCCGATCTTTAA
- a CDS encoding right-handed parallel beta-helix repeat-containing protein, whose product MVVHALHIRPSRPGAWLLGLLALLLMLPAKTPAVEGVEGELRGAHRWSGEVLLSGPVLLSEGASLEIAAGTRVRALAPESSLRVQGVLRVLGTAQAPVVFATPQGWHGLLFERPELPQILRHARFSGAAAAIHAQAAQLVLEAVVFEGCDLALKALREARLEIQGGRFEGNRVGVDLELKSFAEIRDVHFVDNAEAALLATGGCRLNISDCLFQGNGKALSLLQKISGTIHANRFVGNDGALVATRLGAGLDVSGNFFEGNRVALASNTFSQPLVVDNRFVKNETAIASDQFSTGEFRHNLFQGNQSALINTRRADPLVTRNVFERNQVAIFCDFASYPQVRENNFFGNQMAVKLGTYQSAAGARPPGAQREAQAGANGPGPAPTFAEERPLQDFVDVSANWWGADTDLLASLDEQGNSPIFFDRRDEAEVKSQDAFAAGGPIDWVRFRPWLIAPVADAGPR is encoded by the coding sequence ATGGTTGTCCACGCCCTCCACATCCGGCCTTCGCGGCCCGGGGCATGGCTGCTCGGTCTGCTGGCCCTGCTGCTGATGCTGCCCGCCAAGACTCCTGCCGTCGAGGGGGTCGAGGGTGAATTGCGCGGCGCCCATCGCTGGTCGGGCGAGGTGCTGTTGAGCGGCCCGGTTCTGCTGAGCGAAGGAGCCAGCCTGGAGATCGCGGCGGGCACCCGGGTGCGCGCGCTCGCGCCGGAGAGTTCGCTGCGTGTGCAGGGCGTGCTGCGCGTCCTCGGAACGGCCCAGGCGCCCGTGGTCTTCGCGACTCCGCAGGGCTGGCACGGCCTTCTCTTCGAGCGGCCGGAACTTCCCCAGATCCTGCGGCACGCGCGCTTTTCCGGCGCCGCCGCCGCGATTCACGCCCAGGCCGCGCAACTGGTTCTGGAGGCCGTGGTGTTCGAGGGCTGCGATCTGGCCCTCAAGGCACTGCGCGAAGCGCGGCTCGAGATTCAGGGCGGCCGCTTCGAAGGTAATCGGGTGGGCGTGGATCTGGAACTTAAATCCTTCGCCGAGATCCGCGATGTCCACTTCGTCGACAACGCCGAGGCGGCGCTGCTGGCCACCGGCGGCTGCCGCCTGAACATCAGCGACTGTCTCTTTCAAGGCAATGGCAAGGCTCTGAGCCTGCTGCAGAAAATTTCCGGAACCATCCACGCCAACCGCTTCGTCGGCAACGACGGCGCGCTGGTCGCCACCCGCCTCGGCGCGGGCCTGGACGTCAGCGGCAATTTTTTTGAGGGCAACCGCGTGGCGCTGGCCAGCAACACGTTCTCGCAGCCGCTGGTGGTCGACAACCGTTTTGTCAAGAACGAGACGGCCATCGCGAGCGACCAGTTTTCCACCGGCGAATTTCGCCACAATCTGTTTCAGGGCAACCAGAGCGCCCTGATCAACACCCGGCGTGCCGACCCGCTGGTGACGCGCAATGTCTTTGAGCGCAATCAGGTGGCGATTTTCTGCGATTTCGCCTCCTATCCGCAGGTGCGCGAAAATAATTTTTTCGGCAACCAAATGGCGGTGAAGCTGGGAACTTACCAAAGCGCCGCCGGGGCCCGTCCGCCCGGCGCCCAGCGCGAGGCGCAGGCTGGGGCAAATGGTCCGGGACCGGCGCCAACCTTCGCCGAGGAACGACCCTTGCAAGATTTCGTCGATGTGAGCGCCAACTGGTGGGGCGCGGACACGGATCTCCTCGCAAGTCTCGACGAACAAGGCAATTCACCGATCTTTTTTGACCGCCGGGACGAGGCTGAGGTAAAATCGCAGGATGCGTTCGCGGCCGGAGGCCCCATTGACTGGGTGCGCTTTCGCCCCTGGCTGATCGCTCCGGTAGCCGATGCGGGTCCCCGCTGA
- a CDS encoding 4Fe-4S binding protein, giving the protein MHLRHLRIAVQLACLGAFLLLFLLTEYRGEDVLAYPVSLLFRIDPLAALADALAPGAFGWALLWPALLLVLLTLVLGRFFCGWVCPLGTTLDGLGRMLGRGTMAAVPSWRRIKYYLLLFLFVAGLFGLQLIGLFDPLAIFLRTLTLSLYPAWNLVTNQVFEWLYHRQVPVLSPLADAVYPFFDSYLLAFHPPAFTLAVFTLLVFFAILALERIERRFWCKNLCPLGALLGLCARHALLRRDPDSPCADCSACLRECRGGAATNGGHRGGECLMCMDCEGFCPQGRVRWRFGNLRAGQGVDLSRRGVLSSLAAGVVLAPVAAGTPAVWQRHSYLLRPPGAVAEEEFQARCIRCGECMKVCIGGALHPALLDAGPLGLWTPVLVPRIGYCEFNCTLCGQVCPTGAIRRLSLAEKHKTVIGIAYFDQNRCIPFARGEECLVCEEHCPTGEKAIVFDVRAVRVGDEERLIKLPRVVRNRCIGCGICETRCPVAGVSPVRVTNEGESRRPQDPWA; this is encoded by the coding sequence GTGCATCTTCGCCACCTGCGCATCGCCGTTCAGCTGGCCTGCCTGGGCGCTTTTCTTCTGCTGTTCCTGCTCACCGAGTATCGCGGCGAGGATGTTCTCGCCTATCCCGTCAGTCTGCTGTTTCGCATTGATCCCCTCGCCGCCCTGGCCGATGCCCTGGCGCCCGGCGCTTTCGGCTGGGCGCTTTTGTGGCCGGCGCTGCTCCTGGTGCTGCTGACCCTGGTGCTGGGACGCTTTTTTTGCGGCTGGGTCTGTCCCCTGGGTACCACCCTGGACGGCCTGGGTCGGATGCTGGGGCGCGGCACCATGGCGGCGGTTCCGTCCTGGCGGCGCATCAAATACTATCTGCTTCTCTTTCTGTTCGTCGCGGGTCTGTTCGGTCTGCAACTCATCGGTCTCTTCGATCCCCTCGCCATTTTTCTGCGCACCCTCACCCTGAGCCTTTATCCCGCCTGGAATCTGGTGACCAATCAGGTGTTCGAGTGGCTGTATCACCGGCAGGTGCCCGTTTTGTCGCCCCTGGCCGATGCCGTCTACCCGTTCTTCGACAGCTATCTGCTGGCCTTTCATCCGCCGGCGTTCACCCTGGCGGTGTTCACCCTACTGGTGTTTTTCGCCATCCTCGCCCTGGAAAGGATCGAGCGGCGCTTCTGGTGCAAAAATCTCTGTCCCCTGGGCGCCCTGCTCGGGCTCTGCGCCCGGCATGCGCTGCTGCGGCGCGACCCTGACTCGCCCTGCGCCGATTGCAGCGCCTGCCTGCGCGAATGCCGCGGCGGGGCGGCGACGAACGGCGGCCATCGCGGCGGCGAATGCCTTATGTGCATGGATTGCGAGGGGTTCTGCCCCCAGGGCCGGGTGCGCTGGAGGTTCGGCAATCTCAGGGCCGGGCAGGGCGTCGATCTGTCCAGGCGCGGCGTGCTGAGCTCCCTGGCCGCCGGTGTGGTGCTGGCGCCCGTGGCGGCAGGGACACCCGCGGTCTGGCAACGTCACTCCTACCTGTTGCGGCCGCCGGGCGCGGTGGCGGAGGAGGAATTCCAGGCGCGTTGCATCCGCTGCGGTGAATGCATGAAAGTCTGCATCGGCGGTGCTCTGCATCCCGCCCTGCTCGATGCCGGTCCCCTGGGTCTGTGGACGCCGGTGCTGGTGCCGCGCATCGGTTACTGCGAGTTCAATTGCACCCTGTGCGGTCAGGTCTGTCCGACCGGGGCTATCCGCCGTCTGAGCCTTGCGGAAAAGCACAAGACGGTCATCGGCATCGCCTATTTCGATCAGAACCGCTGCATCCCTTTTGCGCGCGGCGAAGAGTGCCTGGTTTGCGAGGAACACTGTCCCACGGGCGAGAAGGCCATCGTCTTTGATGTGCGCGCGGTGCGGGTGGGTGATGAGGAGCGGCTGATCAAGCTGCCGCGCGTGGTGCGCAACCGCTGCATCGGCTGCGGCATCTGCGAAACGCGCTGTCCGGTGGCGGGCGTGAGTCCGGTGCGGGTCACCAACGAAGGCGAAAGCCGCCGTCCCCAGGATCCCTGGGCCTGA